The following proteins are co-located in the Rheinheimera salexigens genome:
- a CDS encoding LysM peptidoglycan-binding domain-containing protein, whose translation MFKKFSALAGIVILTGCVSQNASENNTDNTAPTVNTVKKKPAADFFRHAASAEQIAEQLWLSGVPPDSNQLDAAELEDLWQRIQYQLSFEVPQTRPIVEQRNLYTASQTYLDRISTRAQPFLYYIVQELEKRNMPLELALLPIVESAFDPYAYSHASAAGMWQFMPATGKRFGLKQNFWYDGRNDVITSTNAALDYLKYLHDTLEGDWLNAIAAYNSGEGRIMRAIKLNKKRRLPTDFWSLDLPAETTAYVPKLLALVDILKRPDDFDVVWKFIANEPKLSLVEVDNQIDLTIAAKMAGISVAELQALNPGFKQWATDPEGPHALVLPIAAEQQFQSQLAQTPERDWLRWQRYTVVKGDTLGKIAQQHNTAVNAIQRINKLSNNTIRLGQHLLIPSTAEGDVNSSIAKASQLNDRANAHTIDQPNISKKTQYTIKHGDTLWDLSREYKVSVDDIAKWNGINKNAGLKLGQKIVIMQNAADIESVTRTLTYKVRQGDSLARIAQRFSITVADIVKWNQINKSNFIQPGQKLKLVVDVTQV comes from the coding sequence ATGTTTAAAAAATTTTCTGCATTAGCAGGCATCGTAATACTCACAGGTTGTGTTAGTCAAAATGCTAGTGAAAACAACACCGACAACACTGCTCCAACTGTAAATACGGTGAAAAAGAAGCCTGCTGCAGATTTTTTTCGTCATGCTGCTAGCGCCGAACAAATAGCTGAGCAACTGTGGTTATCGGGTGTGCCGCCTGATAGCAACCAACTAGATGCCGCTGAGTTAGAAGATTTATGGCAACGGATCCAATACCAATTAAGCTTTGAAGTACCGCAAACTAGACCTATCGTTGAACAACGAAATTTATATACTGCTAGCCAAACATATCTTGATCGCATCTCTACCCGCGCCCAACCATTTTTATATTACATTGTTCAAGAGCTAGAAAAGCGCAACATGCCGCTAGAGTTAGCGCTTCTGCCTATCGTTGAAAGTGCTTTTGACCCTTACGCTTATTCTCATGCTTCAGCAGCAGGTATGTGGCAGTTTATGCCGGCTACCGGTAAGCGGTTTGGTTTAAAGCAAAACTTTTGGTATGACGGTCGTAATGATGTTATCACTTCTACCAACGCAGCACTGGATTATTTAAAGTATTTGCATGACACCTTAGAAGGCGATTGGTTAAATGCGATTGCGGCATATAACTCGGGTGAAGGCCGCATTATGCGCGCTATAAAATTAAATAAAAAACGCCGTTTACCTACCGATTTTTGGTCTTTAGATTTACCAGCAGAAACCACTGCTTATGTGCCTAAACTATTGGCTTTAGTTGACATTTTAAAGCGCCCAGATGACTTTGATGTCGTTTGGAAATTTATTGCCAATGAGCCAAAGTTAAGCTTAGTTGAAGTGGATAATCAAATTGATTTAACCATAGCAGCTAAAATGGCCGGTATTAGCGTGGCGGAATTACAAGCCTTAAATCCGGGCTTTAAACAATGGGCTACCGACCCTGAAGGTCCGCATGCTTTAGTACTACCTATTGCCGCTGAACAGCAGTTTCAAAGCCAATTAGCCCAGACTCCAGAGCGTGATTGGCTTCGTTGGCAACGCTATACCGTGGTTAAAGGTGATACGTTAGGCAAAATTGCCCAGCAACATAATACTGCTGTTAATGCTATTCAGCGTATTAATAAATTAAGTAATAACACCATACGCTTAGGCCAGCATTTATTGATACCCAGCACTGCAGAAGGTGATGTTAATAGCAGTATTGCTAAAGCTAGCCAATTAAACGACCGAGCCAATGCTCACACTATTGACCAACCGAATATAAGCAAAAAAACTCAATATACCATTAAGCACGGTGATACCTTATGGGATTTAAGCCGTGAATATAAAGTCAGTGTCGATGATATTGCAAAATGGAACGGCATTAATAAAAACGCCGGGCTGAAATTAGGCCAAAAAATTGTCATTATGCAAAATGCTGCCGATATAGAGAGTGTAACGCGAACGCTAACTTATAAGGTGCGCCAAGGTGACTCGTTAGCGCGTATCGCCCAACGCTTTAGTATTACTGTTGCCGATATAGTAAAGTGGAACCAAATTAATAAAAGTAACTTTATTCAACCGGGTCAAAAGTTAAAATTGGTCGTTGATGTTACTCAAGTTTAA
- a CDS encoding class I SAM-dependent methyltransferase, with amino-acid sequence MKPALNEKDSGLPADWQQFAQGDLLAEKINQLLQPWWQQIFGYYLLKVGDLSSGIDTQNCKIQHHVNIGNSSAKILVKAEADALPIKAHSVDAVLLAHCLEFVTDPHHVVREAHRVLMPDGYLIVTGINPISMVGALSAMPWLQTKFPWSGRFFSVSRVKDWLHLVGFEVLSEQRFFCSTMLGENNHDSRVQRWVENYLSWFGASYLLVARKRELPLTPIRPKWQLTPQYNNQVKGVSARQGSANN; translated from the coding sequence ATGAAACCAGCACTGAATGAAAAAGATAGCGGTTTACCCGCAGATTGGCAGCAGTTTGCTCAGGGTGATCTGTTGGCTGAAAAGATTAATCAGTTATTACAACCTTGGTGGCAGCAAATATTTGGCTATTATTTATTAAAAGTGGGTGATTTAAGCAGTGGTATAGATACTCAAAATTGTAAAATTCAGCATCATGTTAATATTGGTAATAGCAGTGCTAAAATTTTAGTCAAAGCCGAAGCTGATGCACTGCCGATTAAAGCACACAGTGTCGATGCGGTATTATTAGCGCATTGTTTAGAGTTTGTAACTGATCCGCACCATGTTGTGCGTGAGGCGCACAGAGTATTGATGCCTGATGGTTATTTAATTGTAACCGGAATTAACCCCATTAGCATGGTGGGAGCGTTAAGTGCTATGCCTTGGTTGCAAACTAAATTTCCTTGGAGTGGCCGCTTCTTTAGCGTGTCGCGAGTTAAAGATTGGCTACATTTAGTCGGTTTTGAAGTGCTGAGTGAACAACGTTTTTTTTGCTCAACCATGCTGGGTGAAAATAATCACGACAGCCGGGTACAGCGTTGGGTTGAAAATTACTTATCTTGGTTTGGTGCCAGTTACTTATTAGTAGCCAGAAAACGTGAACTACCGTTAACGCCCATAAGGCCT
- the gloB gene encoding hydroxyacylglutathione hydrolase, with the protein MHTITPIAAFQDNYIWALCQPDNDLCIVVDPGDAKPVQAFLQQHNKQLTAMLITHHHHDHTGGIAALRQDWPNARVIGPAAEQDKIADLTELVSHNDIITIDNMQLNFTVISVPGHTLGHIAFYSAPVLFCGDTLFSAGCGRLFEGSPKQMLNSLTILATLPDNTQVYCTHEYTLSNLAFAAYAEPDNIAITDYSAKCAKLRQQQQPTLPSTLGIEKQINPFLRCNNKDLQQYWQASSALDLFSKIRAAKDQF; encoded by the coding sequence ATGCATACTATTACGCCTATCGCTGCATTTCAGGATAACTATATCTGGGCCCTATGTCAGCCTGACAACGATCTGTGCATTGTGGTCGACCCCGGTGATGCTAAGCCGGTTCAAGCTTTTTTACAGCAGCATAATAAACAGCTGACTGCTATGTTAATTACCCATCATCATCATGATCATACTGGCGGTATTGCAGCTTTACGTCAAGATTGGCCAAACGCCCGTGTTATCGGTCCTGCTGCAGAGCAGGATAAAATTGCAGATTTAACCGAATTGGTCAGTCATAACGACATAATTACTATTGATAATATGCAGCTTAACTTCACTGTTATAAGTGTTCCTGGGCATACTCTAGGCCATATAGCCTTTTATTCAGCTCCAGTTCTGTTTTGTGGTGATACTTTGTTTAGTGCTGGCTGTGGTAGATTATTTGAAGGTAGCCCTAAACAAATGCTTAATTCATTAACCATATTGGCCACTTTACCTGACAACACTCAGGTTTATTGTACCCATGAATATACATTATCTAATTTAGCGTTTGCCGCTTATGCTGAACCTGATAATATCGCTATAACAGACTATAGCGCTAAATGTGCCAAGTTAAGACAACAGCAACAACCAACACTGCCGTCAACACTAGGTATTGAGAAACAAATAAACCCTTTTTTACGCTGTAATAACAAAGATTTACAGCAATATTGGCAGGCTAGTTCTGCACTTGATTTATTTAGCAAAATAAGAGCCGCTAAAGATCAGTTTTAA